The Streptomyces sp. HUAS CB01 genome has a segment encoding these proteins:
- a CDS encoding DMT family transporter yields the protein MNTAVAVPAALLSALSFGIGSVLQQQAASEAPTTDSLRPRLLLELARRPKWLTGMGLVVSSYALLGLALASGPLVLVQPLAATDLVFALPFLAWRRAVPLTRPEVAGIMCTAGGVAMFLTVLPVPSQGKVPDLVDWVPVLAAVGGAVLLLAPAGLRRRGRTRTALFAVCAALLFALLDSLTKSTADRFQTEGAGAFLAWEPYSLIVVGVLGLTMSQSAYQAGSLAISLPIIDTLEPIGAVLIGIAVFGERLAQTPSALAVQMLGAAVAVAGILLLDRSPLARA from the coding sequence ATGAACACCGCCGTCGCGGTGCCGGCCGCTCTCCTCTCCGCCCTCAGCTTCGGCATCGGATCGGTGCTTCAGCAGCAGGCGGCGAGCGAGGCTCCCACAACGGACTCCCTGCGGCCCCGACTGCTGCTCGAGCTGGCCCGCCGTCCGAAATGGCTGACCGGCATGGGACTCGTCGTCTCCTCGTACGCCCTGCTCGGCCTTGCCCTGGCCTCGGGCCCTCTGGTGCTGGTCCAGCCGCTCGCGGCCACGGACCTCGTCTTCGCCCTTCCCTTCCTCGCCTGGCGGCGGGCCGTCCCCCTGACGCGTCCGGAGGTCGCGGGAATCATGTGCACAGCGGGTGGTGTGGCGATGTTCCTGACCGTGCTGCCCGTGCCTTCCCAGGGGAAGGTTCCGGACCTCGTCGACTGGGTGCCCGTGCTCGCCGCCGTCGGTGGCGCCGTGCTGCTCCTGGCCCCTGCCGGCCTCCGGCGGCGCGGCAGGACGAGGACCGCACTGTTCGCCGTCTGCGCGGCGCTCCTGTTCGCCTTGCTCGACAGCCTGACCAAGAGCACGGCCGACAGGTTCCAGACGGAGGGCGCGGGCGCGTTCCTCGCTTGGGAGCCGTACTCGCTGATCGTCGTCGGCGTGCTGGGCCTGACCATGTCGCAGAGCGCCTATCAGGCCGGTTCCCTGGCCATCAGCCTGCCGATCATCGACACGCTGGAACCGATCGGCGCCGTTCTGATCGGCATCGCCGTCTTCGGCGAACGGCTCGCGCAGACCCCTTCCGCGCTGGCCGTGCAGATGCTGGGAGCAGCGGTGGCCGTGGCGGGCATCCTGCTCCTGGACCGATCGCCGCTGGCTCGTGCCTGA
- the ppdK gene encoding pyruvate, phosphate dikinase — protein sequence MTDYVYDFAHGGRAMADLLGNKGANLAEMTRLGLPVPSGFTITTEACRVFLSTGQPPPELERQMADHLSALERAAGKRLGQADDPLLLSVRSGAQVSMPGMMETVLDIGLNDYSVLGLAKTSERERFAWDSYRRLVQMFGSTVMGVDGSLFEETLTRIEDQHHVPDDSRLDVCDLIRTVESFKDLIGERTGRDFPQAPAEQLRQAVLAVFASWNGERARLYRRRERIPDDLGTAVTVQTMVFGNLGRDSGSGVAFTRDPATGLKGIYGDYLPSAQGEDVVSGVRNAVPLQELAALDPASFGQLQEYMDRLESHYRDVCDVEFTIERGRLWMLQTRVGKRTAEAAFTIAADMADEGLITNRQALARVNGDQLTHLMFPRFAVTGGGDVIARGVPASPGAAVGAVVFDSAEAVRRADAGEKVVLVRNETTAADLSGMIAAQAVLTSRGGKTSHAAVVARGMGKVCVCGAEDMIVDTRARCLVADGLTVGEGSVVSVDGTEGVVRLGAVPLVESDVMHYFDSGAPPGGTVRDSVRHVHRLMLEADAARHLEVRANADTPQDAARARRFGAEGIGLCRTEHMFLGDRRRLVEDMILAEGDAERSAALAALLPLQRADFTGILEAMDGLPVTIRLLDPPLHEFLPDRTDLAVRVARREASGAPPDARDTDLLAAVTRMHEKNPMLGLRGVRLGLVVPGLFAMQVRAIAEAVAERVRAGGTPRAEIMVPLVDTVQELRLVRDEVERVVEAVSTETGVDVSCPIGTMIELPRAALTAGSIAQEAEFFSFGTNDLTQTTWGFSRDDVEAAFFSAYLEQGVFQASPFETIDREGVGRLVRIAVAEGRAARPGLELGVCGEHGGDPASVHFFHEAGLDYVSCSPFRVPVARLEAGRAAIASSPEAAGPAMRPDRHTGGAPRPRADQPDTHGLTGA from the coding sequence ATGACCGACTACGTGTACGACTTCGCTCACGGCGGCCGCGCGATGGCCGACCTCCTCGGGAACAAGGGCGCGAATCTCGCGGAGATGACCCGCCTCGGCCTGCCCGTGCCGAGCGGGTTCACCATCACCACCGAGGCGTGCCGGGTGTTCCTGTCGACGGGTCAGCCTCCGCCCGAACTGGAGCGCCAGATGGCCGACCATCTGTCGGCCCTCGAGCGTGCCGCCGGAAAGCGGCTGGGGCAGGCGGACGACCCACTGCTCCTCTCTGTCAGGTCCGGGGCCCAGGTCTCGATGCCCGGAATGATGGAGACCGTCCTCGACATCGGGCTCAACGACTACTCCGTGCTCGGGCTGGCCAAGACGTCCGAGCGCGAACGATTCGCGTGGGACTCCTACCGACGCCTCGTGCAGATGTTCGGCAGCACGGTGATGGGAGTGGACGGTTCCCTCTTCGAGGAAACGCTCACGCGCATCGAGGACCAGCACCACGTCCCCGACGACAGCCGACTGGACGTCTGCGACCTCATCAGGACCGTCGAGTCGTTCAAGGACCTGATCGGCGAACGGACCGGCCGCGACTTCCCCCAGGCACCCGCCGAGCAGCTGCGGCAGGCCGTCCTGGCCGTGTTCGCCTCCTGGAACGGGGAGCGCGCACGGCTGTACCGGCGCCGGGAACGGATCCCGGATGATCTGGGTACCGCGGTCACCGTCCAGACCATGGTCTTCGGCAACCTGGGCCGCGACTCGGGGAGCGGTGTGGCCTTCACCCGGGACCCGGCCACGGGACTCAAGGGAATCTACGGCGACTACCTTCCCAGCGCCCAGGGAGAGGACGTCGTCTCCGGCGTACGCAACGCCGTGCCCCTCCAAGAGCTCGCCGCACTGGATCCGGCGTCCTTCGGGCAGCTCCAGGAGTACATGGACCGCCTGGAGAGCCACTACCGCGACGTGTGCGACGTCGAGTTCACGATCGAACGCGGCAGACTCTGGATGCTTCAGACACGCGTCGGCAAACGCACCGCCGAGGCTGCCTTCACCATCGCCGCGGACATGGCCGACGAGGGTCTGATCACGAACCGTCAGGCTCTGGCCCGGGTCAACGGCGACCAGCTCACGCACCTCATGTTCCCGCGCTTCGCCGTAACCGGCGGAGGCGACGTGATCGCCCGGGGTGTCCCCGCTTCACCGGGGGCGGCCGTGGGGGCGGTCGTCTTCGACTCTGCGGAGGCGGTACGCAGGGCGGACGCCGGGGAGAAGGTGGTGCTCGTACGCAACGAGACCACCGCCGCGGACCTCTCCGGCATGATCGCCGCCCAGGCCGTGCTCACGTCTCGCGGAGGGAAGACGAGCCACGCGGCGGTCGTCGCGCGCGGCATGGGCAAGGTGTGCGTGTGCGGGGCGGAGGACATGATCGTGGACACCCGTGCGCGCTGCCTCGTCGCCGACGGCCTGACCGTGGGCGAGGGCTCGGTCGTCTCCGTCGACGGCACGGAGGGCGTCGTCCGCCTGGGGGCCGTGCCCCTGGTCGAGTCCGACGTCATGCACTACTTCGACAGCGGCGCACCCCCGGGCGGAACCGTGCGGGACTCCGTGCGCCACGTGCACCGGCTCATGCTGGAGGCCGACGCGGCGCGGCACCTGGAGGTGCGGGCGAACGCGGACACCCCGCAGGACGCGGCCCGGGCACGCCGATTCGGAGCCGAGGGCATCGGGCTGTGCCGCACCGAGCACATGTTCCTCGGGGACCGGCGCCGGCTGGTCGAGGACATGATCCTGGCGGAGGGTGACGCGGAGAGGAGCGCGGCGCTCGCCGCACTCCTGCCGCTGCAGCGCGCGGACTTCACCGGCATTCTCGAGGCCATGGACGGACTGCCGGTGACCATTCGGCTGCTGGACCCGCCTCTGCACGAATTCCTGCCGGACCGGACCGATCTGGCCGTCCGCGTCGCCCGGAGAGAGGCTTCCGGAGCCCCGCCGGATGCGCGCGACACGGACCTGCTCGCAGCCGTCACCCGCATGCACGAGAAGAACCCGATGCTCGGGCTGAGGGGCGTCCGGCTGGGACTGGTCGTGCCCGGTCTCTTCGCCATGCAGGTGCGCGCCATCGCCGAGGCGGTCGCGGAACGTGTGCGGGCCGGCGGAACGCCACGCGCCGAGATCATGGTGCCGCTCGTGGACACGGTGCAGGAACTACGGCTCGTCAGGGACGAGGTGGAACGGGTGGTCGAGGCCGTGTCCACCGAGACCGGTGTCGACGTCTCCTGCCCGATCGGGACGATGATCGAGCTGCCGAGGGCAGCGCTGACCGCGGGGAGCATTGCCCAGGAGGCGGAGTTCTTCTCCTTCGGCACGAACGATCTCACCCAGACGACCTGGGGGTTCTCACGCGACGACGTCGAGGCCGCCTTCTTCTCCGCCTACTTGGAGCAGGGCGTGTTCCAGGCGTCCCCGTTCGAGACCATCGACCGCGAGGGAGTGGGCCGACTCGTACGGATCGCGGTCGCCGAGGGCCGCGCGGCCCGCCCCGGGTTGGAGCTCGGTGTCTGTGGAGAGCACGGAGGCGATCCGGCATCGGTGCACTTCTTCCACGAGGCAGGGCTCGACTACGTTTCCTGCTCGCCGTTCCGCGTACCGGTCGCCCGGCTGGAAGCCGGCAGGGCGGCCATTGCGAGTTCACCCGAGGCGGCCGGGCCCGCCATGCGCCCGGACCGTCACACCGGGGGCGCGCCCCGGCCCCGGGCGGATCAACCAGACACGCACGGACTCACGGGCGCATGA
- a CDS encoding DUF5335 family protein, giving the protein MTRTSTLERSQWQAALDGVTADHDGKLVSVELLDVSVGHQYEAERMPFADLSYDPKDDVVIVAVGGKSPRYPVVLRHMVAHPKEIDIATEDIPETAVRVVAPDDTATLITFFPAG; this is encoded by the coding sequence ATGACCCGAACCTCGACCCTCGAACGCAGTCAGTGGCAGGCGGCCCTCGACGGCGTCACAGCCGACCACGACGGAAAACTCGTATCCGTCGAACTGCTGGACGTCTCGGTCGGCCACCAGTACGAGGCCGAGCGGATGCCGTTCGCCGATCTCTCGTACGACCCCAAGGACGATGTCGTGATCGTCGCCGTCGGCGGGAAGTCGCCACGCTATCCGGTGGTGCTGCGCCACATGGTGGCCCACCCGAAGGAGATCGACATCGCGACCGAGGACATTCCGGAGACCGCCGTGCGCGTGGTCGCCCCGGACGACACAGCTACTTTGATCACCTTCTTCCCGGCGGGATAG
- a CDS encoding universal stress protein: MNRHDSGARIVVGVDGSPSSRAALRWAVRYAGLVGATVDAVAAWDVPGARSWSAPAVDTEFDEEQAERGLVEEVRDVLGESGASQVHERLVRGDAAEVLLDAAEGAQALVVGSRGRGGFRRALLGSVSHQCAIHATCPVVIVRPETYAGKGDEPRAS, translated from the coding sequence ATGAACAGGCACGACTCCGGTGCCCGCATCGTGGTGGGTGTCGACGGTTCGCCTTCCTCACGTGCGGCGCTGCGCTGGGCAGTTCGGTACGCCGGACTCGTCGGGGCCACGGTGGACGCCGTCGCGGCCTGGGACGTGCCGGGCGCGCGCAGTTGGTCGGCCCCTGCCGTGGACACCGAGTTCGACGAGGAGCAGGCCGAGCGCGGCCTGGTGGAGGAAGTACGCGACGTCCTCGGCGAGTCGGGGGCCTCCCAGGTCCACGAGCGCTTGGTGCGTGGGGACGCGGCGGAGGTGCTGCTCGACGCCGCCGAGGGGGCCCAGGCACTGGTGGTGGGAAGTCGTGGCCGAGGCGGCTTCCGTCGTGCGCTGCTGGGCTCGGTGAGCCATCAGTGCGCCATCCACGCCACGTGCCCTGTCGTGATCGTGCGCCCGGAGACCTACGCAGGGAAGGGAGATGAGCCCCGGGCATCGTGA
- a CDS encoding CBS domain-containing protein codes for MTKTVVAVALHARFKDIVTAMGRWNVTAVPVVDGKGRVVGIVSEADLLRTEELRGTDQVLTDRSPGAARAGAVRAEDLMSAPPVTIRAAATLPHAARLMARRHVKRLPVVDAQGFLKGIVSRADLLKVFFRADDDIAAEVRDVLDRLFAGSGPGVRVRDGVVTLGGAVGDSSLVPLACRLAQAVEGVVVVRCELAAPSGPTTDATAPS; via the coding sequence ATGACGAAGACCGTCGTCGCGGTCGCCCTGCATGCGCGGTTCAAGGACATCGTGACGGCCATGGGCCGGTGGAACGTGACCGCCGTCCCGGTCGTCGACGGCAAGGGCCGTGTGGTCGGAATCGTCTCCGAAGCCGATCTCCTGCGCACGGAGGAGCTCCGCGGAACCGATCAGGTCCTCACGGACCGGAGTCCGGGCGCCGCGAGGGCGGGTGCCGTGAGGGCCGAAGACCTCATGAGCGCTCCACCCGTCACGATCCGGGCCGCCGCGACTCTGCCGCACGCCGCCCGCCTCATGGCGCGACGACACGTGAAGCGCCTGCCTGTCGTGGACGCACAGGGGTTTCTGAAAGGCATCGTCAGCCGGGCCGACCTCCTCAAGGTCTTCTTCCGCGCGGACGACGACATCGCGGCAGAGGTTCGGGATGTACTCGACCGCCTCTTCGCAGGCTCTGGACCGGGCGTACGTGTCCGTGACGGGGTCGTCACGCTCGGGGGCGCGGTCGGTGACAGCAGCCTCGTGCCCCTTGCCTGCCGCCTGGCTCAGGCCGTCGAGGGCGTCGTCGTGGTGCGCTGCGAACTCGCCGCTCCGTCCGGACCGACCACGGATGCGACGGCCCCCTCGTGA
- a CDS encoding helix-turn-helix domain-containing protein, which translates to MSGTSAPGSAAEPSRSHTDIGRRLAGRREQLGLSREDVAERSGAAVTYVAYLEEQPAAPDTATLQQIAAALETTVAELTGGTADQPPGLGVALRDAGLAELDEAECRTLMSGHGVGRVGVLTPQGPAVVPVNYVVDGAEIAFRTALGKVPAFAAGSEIAFEVDRIDDAFSKGWSVLAVGTARAVTEEDAIRRLTELAPTAPWAGGARDLWVELSPSRITGRRIVATGGG; encoded by the coding sequence ATGAGCGGCACTTCCGCGCCCGGTTCCGCCGCCGAGCCGTCGCGCTCGCACACCGACATCGGCCGCCGACTCGCCGGCCGGCGCGAACAACTCGGGCTGTCCCGGGAGGACGTGGCCGAGCGCAGCGGGGCTGCGGTCACCTATGTCGCGTATCTGGAGGAGCAGCCTGCGGCGCCCGACACGGCCACGCTGCAGCAGATCGCCGCCGCCCTGGAGACGACCGTGGCCGAACTGACGGGCGGGACGGCGGACCAGCCACCGGGGCTGGGCGTCGCGCTCAGGGATGCAGGACTGGCCGAGCTCGACGAGGCGGAGTGCCGGACTCTGATGTCCGGCCACGGTGTCGGGCGCGTCGGGGTCCTCACGCCCCAGGGGCCGGCGGTGGTACCGGTGAACTACGTGGTCGACGGAGCCGAAATCGCCTTCCGCACCGCACTGGGGAAGGTCCCCGCCTTCGCCGCGGGAAGCGAGATCGCCTTCGAGGTGGACCGCATCGACGACGCCTTCAGCAAGGGGTGGAGCGTGCTGGCGGTGGGAACCGCGCGCGCCGTCACCGAGGAGGACGCGATCCGACGGCTGACGGAACTCGCCCCTACGGCGCCGTGGGCAGGAGGAGCGCGTGACCTGTGGGTCGAGCTCTCGCCGTCCCGCATCACCGGACGCAGGATCGTCGCGACGGGCGGCGGCTGA
- a CDS encoding flavodoxin domain-containing protein: MTTKRVLVAYGSKHGATAGIAEEIGATLRADGYDTAVLPARDVKDVEHYDAVVLGGSLYANRWHHSARRCARRNAEALEGRPVWLFSSGPVDSSAEQHDIPPVRGVARQMERLHAREHITFGGSITASTPGWVARHLVRHGEGGDFRNPERIQAWAHHIGSELAASV; encoded by the coding sequence ATGACCACCAAGCGCGTTCTCGTGGCCTACGGCAGCAAGCACGGTGCCACCGCAGGCATAGCGGAAGAGATCGGCGCCACCCTCCGAGCGGACGGCTACGACACCGCCGTGCTGCCCGCCCGTGACGTGAAGGACGTCGAACACTACGACGCCGTGGTGCTGGGTGGGTCGCTCTACGCGAACCGCTGGCATCACAGCGCCCGCCGTTGCGCGAGGCGCAACGCGGAAGCTCTCGAAGGGCGACCGGTGTGGCTGTTCAGCAGTGGCCCGGTCGACAGCTCCGCCGAACAGCACGACATTCCCCCCGTGCGCGGGGTGGCACGGCAGATGGAACGGTTGCACGCCCGCGAGCACATCACGTTCGGCGGCAGCATCACGGCGTCGACGCCCGGTTGGGTCGCTCGACATCTCGTGCGCCACGGTGAGGGAGGCGACTTCCGGAACCCGGAGCGCATCCAGGCGTGGGCACACCACATCGGGTCCGAACTCGCCGCTTCCGTGTAG
- a CDS encoding DUF4259 domain-containing protein encodes MGTWDTGPFDNDTAADFANALDDGKPEEREALVRGILTRTVDATGWLAEGEEAVAAAALIAAQCPGGGPIDTPYGPEEPMPAFPDDLRTLADEALARVISEEAGPASNWVDPEDWKQWRANLNRLRTVLAPPSPSIPLFDIEQ; translated from the coding sequence ATGGGCACCTGGGACACTGGCCCCTTCGACAACGACACGGCCGCGGATTTCGCCAATGCTCTCGACGACGGCAAACCCGAGGAGCGCGAGGCACTGGTCCGTGGCATCCTCACGCGCACCGTCGACGCCACCGGCTGGCTCGCCGAAGGGGAAGAGGCGGTGGCCGCCGCCGCGCTGATTGCGGCGCAATGCCCTGGCGGCGGCCCAATCGACACACCTTACGGCCCTGAAGAACCCATGCCCGCCTTCCCTGACGATCTCCGGACGCTCGCTGACGAGGCCCTCGCTCGCGTCATCAGCGAGGAGGCCGGGCCAGCCTCGAACTGGGTCGACCCGGAAGACTGGAAGCAGTGGCGAGCCAACCTCAACCGCCTTCGCACAGTCCTTGCTCCGCCATCGCCGTCCATCCCGCTGTTCGATATCGAGCAATGA
- a CDS encoding universal stress protein, producing MTPPVTVGVDGFPESRAAAEWAAREAVLREAPLRLVHVEEWPIVPSVPPVDHLESVEWPDIEEFRRQVDGVLEEVSDDLRRRHPGLAVSARRLTGRAAAVLTVEAADSQLLVLGSRRRGAVERFVTGSVGSAAIGLTDTPVVVVRPPDEEAPRPPEHSGRDVVVGVDIHENADAVLAFAFGEAARRGCGVRAVHGWSLPFAFSYAPGLDPGVRQEVADGISGALAERLRPWREQYPSVKTEERVLVGAPAEQVLYEAADAELVVVGRRIRRAPVAGHLGHVAHAVLHHATAPVAVIAHD from the coding sequence ATGACTCCCCCTGTGACAGTCGGAGTGGACGGGTTCCCGGAGAGCCGGGCTGCGGCGGAATGGGCCGCGCGGGAGGCGGTGCTGAGGGAAGCGCCTCTGCGCTTGGTGCACGTGGAGGAGTGGCCGATCGTTCCGTCCGTGCCCCCGGTCGATCACCTGGAGAGCGTCGAGTGGCCGGACATCGAGGAGTTCCGGCGGCAGGTGGACGGGGTTCTCGAGGAGGTGTCGGACGACCTGCGCCGACGGCACCCCGGCCTCGCCGTGTCCGCGCGACGCCTGACCGGGCGCGCGGCCGCAGTCCTCACCGTCGAAGCCGCCGATTCCCAGTTGCTGGTCCTCGGGTCGCGCAGGCGGGGGGCGGTCGAGCGATTCGTGACCGGATCCGTCGGGTCCGCCGCGATCGGGCTCACGGACACTCCGGTCGTGGTCGTGCGCCCGCCGGACGAGGAGGCGCCGCGACCCCCTGAGCACTCCGGGCGGGACGTGGTGGTGGGGGTGGACATCCACGAGAACGCCGATGCGGTGCTGGCGTTCGCCTTCGGCGAGGCGGCGCGGCGGGGCTGCGGGGTCCGTGCGGTGCACGGGTGGTCGCTGCCGTTCGCGTTCAGCTACGCGCCCGGGCTCGATCCCGGTGTCAGGCAGGAGGTGGCCGACGGCATCTCCGGTGCTCTCGCCGAGCGGCTCCGGCCGTGGCGGGAGCAGTACCCCTCGGTCAAGACCGAGGAGAGAGTGCTCGTCGGCGCGCCCGCCGAGCAGGTGCTGTACGAAGCCGCCGACGCGGAACTCGTCGTCGTCGGCCGCCGCATCCGGCGGGCCCCGGTCGCCGGGCACCTCGGGCACGTCGCCCACGCCGTACTCCACCACGCCACCGCTCCGGTGGCCGTCATCGCCCACGACTGA
- a CDS encoding nicotinate phosphoribosyltransferase, producing the protein MTDATTTDLYEVTMVMSYLREGMDRPATFSLFVRDLPPERGFLVAAGLEPSLDYLSRLHVGPEDVRDFAATLHRPEEDLQELLGMEFRGDVRAVPEGRLVFAGEPLMEVTAPLPQAQFVETYLLGQICHQTVVASKAARCVMAAAGRPVVDFSLRRTHGPQAGFQAARVSVMVGFAGTSNVAAAAELGIPGSGTMAHSYVEAFPGEEEAFRAFARAHPGPVTFLVDTYDTDLGVRTAARVLADIRRGAGCAVRLDSGDLGALAHRARGILDRAGLAEVRIIASGGLDEYAVDELVRGGAPIDVYAVGTKVGTAADAPYLDAAYKLVEYAGRPVMKLSSAKATAPAPKQVFRGPGGRDVVGLEGEEPPDGGEPLLRTVMLGGRRTGPPDTLAAARARFEADLASLPETARRIRGVQPPPRPGVSPRLAALTARTRNEIEEAVRMTRARSGRRPSEDGAS; encoded by the coding sequence GTGACCGACGCGACCACCACCGACCTGTACGAGGTCACCATGGTCATGTCCTACCTCCGGGAGGGCATGGACCGGCCCGCGACCTTCAGTCTGTTCGTACGAGACCTGCCACCTGAGCGGGGTTTTCTCGTCGCTGCAGGCCTCGAACCCTCCCTGGACTACCTGTCCCGCCTCCATGTGGGACCGGAGGACGTGCGGGACTTCGCAGCGACGCTGCATCGCCCCGAGGAGGATCTGCAGGAGCTGCTCGGCATGGAGTTCCGGGGTGACGTCCGTGCGGTGCCCGAGGGCCGACTGGTCTTCGCCGGAGAGCCGCTGATGGAGGTCACCGCGCCGTTGCCGCAGGCGCAGTTCGTGGAGACCTACCTGCTGGGACAGATCTGTCATCAGACGGTCGTCGCCTCGAAGGCCGCGCGTTGCGTCATGGCCGCCGCCGGACGACCCGTCGTGGACTTCTCCCTGCGGCGCACGCACGGTCCGCAGGCGGGTTTCCAGGCCGCTCGCGTCTCCGTGATGGTCGGGTTCGCGGGTACCAGCAATGTGGCCGCCGCGGCGGAACTCGGGATTCCGGGATCCGGGACCATGGCCCACTCCTACGTCGAGGCCTTCCCCGGCGAGGAAGAGGCATTCAGAGCCTTCGCCCGCGCGCATCCCGGCCCGGTGACATTCCTCGTCGACACCTATGACACCGACCTCGGTGTCAGGACGGCCGCCCGGGTACTGGCCGACATCCGAAGGGGAGCAGGGTGCGCCGTCCGCCTCGACAGCGGTGACCTGGGCGCTCTGGCCCACCGGGCACGGGGGATTCTCGACCGGGCGGGGCTCGCCGAGGTCCGCATCATCGCCAGTGGCGGCCTGGACGAGTACGCCGTCGACGAACTGGTGCGCGGCGGCGCGCCGATCGACGTGTACGCGGTGGGCACCAAGGTGGGTACCGCCGCGGACGCACCCTATCTGGACGCGGCCTACAAGCTCGTCGAGTACGCCGGGCGGCCGGTCATGAAGCTGTCGTCGGCGAAGGCCACCGCGCCTGCCCCCAAGCAGGTGTTCCGCGGACCGGGCGGCCGGGACGTCGTGGGGCTGGAGGGTGAGGAGCCGCCGGACGGCGGGGAGCCGCTGCTGCGGACAGTCATGCTGGGCGGCCGGAGAACCGGACCACCGGACACCCTGGCAGCCGCCCGGGCGCGCTTCGAGGCCGACCTGGCGTCCCTGCCGGAAACAGCACGCCGTATCCGCGGCGTCCAGCCCCCACCACGCCCCGGGGTCTCCCCACGCCTGGCCGCCCTGACGGCCAGGACGCGGAACGAGATCGAGGAGGCCGTCAGGATGACGCGTGCGCGGAGCGGGCGACGCCCGTCTGAGGACGGGGCCTCCTGA